Proteins encoded together in one Amphiprion ocellaris isolate individual 3 ecotype Okinawa chromosome 14, ASM2253959v1, whole genome shotgun sequence window:
- the nhp2 gene encoding H/ACA ribonucleoprotein complex subunit 2-like protein, which produces MTKVKKEKAAADGEEAAGGTEKSYQELIAHLNPISQPLASRKLSKKLYKCVKKAAKVKNIRRGVKEVQKFINKGEKGIVVLAGDTLPIDVYCHLPIMCEDRNLPYAYVPSKVDLGSSAGSKRPTCVILIKPHEDYQDAYQECVDEVSSLPKPL; this is translated from the exons ATGACGAAGGTGAAGAAGGAAAAGGCCGCTGCGGACGGAGAGGAAGCCGCCGGAGGGACCGAGAAGTCCTACCAGGAGCTGATCGCTCACCTCAACCCGATCTCTCAGCCGCTGGCCTCCAGAAAACTTAGCAAGAAGCTCTACAAATGCGTCAAGAAAG CTGCCAAAGTGAAAAACATCCGGAGAGGAGTGAAAGAAGTTCAGAAGTTCATCAACAAAGGAGAGAAAGG CATCGTAGTGTTGGCAGGCGACACGCTGCCCATCGACGTCTACTGCCACCTGCCCATCATGTGTGAGGACAGAAACCTGCCGTACGCCTACGTCCCGTCGAAAGTG GATCTGGGCTCGTCTGCCGGCTCCAAGCGTCCGACCTGCGTCATTCTCATCAAGCCTCACGAGGACTATCAGGACGCCTACCAGGAGTGTGTGGACGAGGTGTCCAGCCTGCCCAAGCCGCTCTGA
- the LOC129350456 gene encoding uncharacterized protein LOC129350456 isoform X2, which translates to MSLQEHSGGLTEAAALLSNILATSETIRTLSNATTGGQQSHAASGTNTVESQLTTLFPSRGRSGAPQPSVGPLRTSVPRYQAQQSFSTWTSSTRRRRVRAHQHDDFNKDVILLPNPSWGIVCQQDTKVWLHKHGHILSAFEFQKVWDHQTVIQHIRGGFDSVKD; encoded by the exons ATGTCACTTCAGGAGCACTCGGGTGGTCTAACAGAAGCTGCAGCGTTACTTAGCAACATTTTAGCAACGTCGGAGACAATTCGAACATTGTCTAATGCAACAACAGGCGGGCAACAGTCTCACGCTGCCTCAGGGACCAACACAGTGGAGAGTCAACTCACTACACTATTCCCATCTCGCGGCCGCAGCGGCGCGCCGCAGCCGTCTGTTGGCCCTTTACGGACCTCCGTGCCGCGTTATCAAGCTCAGCAGAGCTTCAGCACATGGACATCGAGCACACGGAGAAGAAG AGTCCGTGCACATCAGCATGACGATTTCAACAAAGATGTAATACTACTCCCAAATCCGTCATGGGGAATTGTGTgccaacaagacacaaaagttTGGCTGCACAAACATGGACATATCCTCAGTGCCTTTGAGTTCCAGAAGGTCTGGGACCACCAGACTGTCATACAACACATCAGGGGTGGATTTG attccgTGAAGGACTGA
- the LOC129350456 gene encoding uncharacterized protein LOC129350456 isoform X1 codes for MSLQEHSGGLTEAAALLSNILATSETIRTLSNATTGGQQSHAASGTNTVESQLTTLFPSRGRSGAPQPSVGPLRTSVPRYQAQQSFSTWTSSTRRRRVRAHQHDDFNKDVILLPNPSWGIVCQQDTKVWLHKHGHILSAFEFQKVWDHQTVIQHIRGGFGECIPEDDRFREGLRTLGVLEKIQKHPDSFRPLFCYEPSTLTADQLDDLVAIRLSPEGSNKRVVEDVVIPCLLNSCQINIMQTKKM; via the exons ATGTCACTTCAGGAGCACTCGGGTGGTCTAACAGAAGCTGCAGCGTTACTTAGCAACATTTTAGCAACGTCGGAGACAATTCGAACATTGTCTAATGCAACAACAGGCGGGCAACAGTCTCACGCTGCCTCAGGGACCAACACAGTGGAGAGTCAACTCACTACACTATTCCCATCTCGCGGCCGCAGCGGCGCGCCGCAGCCGTCTGTTGGCCCTTTACGGACCTCCGTGCCGCGTTATCAAGCTCAGCAGAGCTTCAGCACATGGACATCGAGCACACGGAGAAGAAG AGTCCGTGCACATCAGCATGACGATTTCAACAAAGATGTAATACTACTCCCAAATCCGTCATGGGGAATTGTGTgccaacaagacacaaaagttTGGCTGCACAAACATGGACATATCCTCAGTGCCTTTGAGTTCCAGAAGGTCTGGGACCACCAGACTGTCATACAACACATCAGGGGTGGATTTGGTGAGTGTATTCCAGAAGACGACAG attccgTGAAGGACTGAGAACTCTGGGGGTTCTGGAGAAAATCCAAAAACATCCAGACAGCTTTCGCCCCCTGTTCTGCTATGAGCCAAGCACGCTGACTGCTGACCAGCTGGATGATCTTGTCGCCATTCGTCTGTCACCAGAAGGGAGCAACAAGAGAGTTGTAGAGGACGTGGTGATTCCCTGCCTGCTGAATTCTTGCCAAATAAACataatgcagacaaaaaagatGTAG